The segment GTCATCAATGTCCCACTGGATTTTGAGAAGGCGCACCATCCAGGGGTCCACTTCGCCTTGTATTTCCATGCGCACTACCCTTCCGCTTCGCCTGGTTTTCAATTTTTGCTTCAGGTCCTCCAGGAAATTGGATTCGATATCATCACTTTCATCCAGGGTAAAGTCACCGTTGCGGTTTATGCGAAACAGGTTTATGCTCTGGATCTCCACATTGCGGAAGAGGTGATGGATGTTACTACGGATAATTTCTTCTACCGGAACAAAGCGGAATACATCTTCATCAAGCAACTCAAAGAAGCGGGGAATATTACTGGGCACCTGGATAAACGAAACCCTGTTTTGTTCCTGCCCTTCGCCAGCCACTTTGGTAACTACCCCAAACAGCAAACGGTTATTTTTCAATACCGGAAAGGTATGGTACGAATCGAACGCCATGGGGGTAAGCATGGGAAATATGGTGCGGTTAAAATAATCGTTCACCAATTTCATTTGCTGGACCGATAAGTCGGCATACGGGCAAATCGAAAAGCCGTTGGCTGAAAACAGAGGCTTTAGTTTATAAACAAAATATTCGTGCTGATCCTGCACAAAGTTACGCAAGGCATTCAGTAGCAATTTCCGGAAAGGTTCTTCGCGCAAACCACTGTAATCGAATCGCTCCTTCCCGTAATCCAGGTAATTGTATAAACTACCTAACCGAATGGTGCAGAACTCATCCAGGTTTGAGGAGGTTATACCCAAAAACTTTAAGCGGTCGAAAATATTGCGGTTCGTGTTTTTGGCTTGATCCAAAACACGGTAGTTAAATTGTATCCAACTGAGGTCGCGACTGATGTAGCGGCTCTCGTCAATCCGGCTGGTTACATTGTCTTTTATCGCTACGGGGTCGTTCATAGCATGGTACTGCCGCAAGTTGGCACGCTGGGCACAGGTTGCAGCTTTAAAAAGGTTAAAAAATTATTAAATATCGATTCGCGCGTACTTGGCGTTTTTCTCAATAAAGTCCCTGCGGGGGGCAACTTCATCGCCCATTAGCATCGAGAACAAGTGGTCGGCTTCGGCAGCCGATTCAATGCTTACCTGCTTAAGCGTTCTTCGGGCCGGATCCATGGTAGTGGACCATAATTGTTCGGGGTTCATTTCTCCCAATCCCTTGTAGCGCTGCAGGTTAACGGAATCATCCTTCCCTCCGCCCAGTTCCTTTACCAGGGCATCGCGTTCTTCCTCAGTCCAGCAATAGCGTTCTTCTTTACCCTTCTTCACCAGGTATAATGGAGGCAAGGCAATGTATACATACCCATTCTCAATCAACTCACGCATATACCTGAAAAAGAATGTCAGGATTAATGTGCGGATATGGCTACCATCTACATCGGCATCCGTCATGATGATTACTTTGTGGTAACGGAGTTTTGACAGGTTAAGCGCCTTTCCATCTTCGGCAGTACCGAAAGAAACACCCAATGCTGTAATGATATTCTTGATCTCTTCGTTGTCGTATATTTTATGCTCCTGCGCCTTTTCAACGTTCAATATTTTTCCCCTGAGCGGAAGTATAGCCTGAAAGTTACGGTCTCGCCCCTGCTTGGCTGATCCACCGGCTGAATCACCCTCCACCAGGTAAAGTTCACATATGCCCGGGTCGGTGCTTGAGCAGTCGGCCAATTTGCCGGGCAACCCGGTACCGGTCAAAACGTTTTTGCGTTGCACCATTTCGCGCGCTTTACGGGCTGCGTGGCGCGCCTGGGCCGCCAGGATAACCTTGCTGACAATCAGCTTTGCTTCGCGCGGATGTTCTTCCAGGTAATATTGCAACACTTCCCCTACCGATTGATCAACTGCTCCCATCGCATCGGAGTTGCCCAGTTTGGTTTTGGTTTGCCCTTCAAACTGAGGTTCGGCTACTTTTACAGAAATAACTGCAGTTAGCCCTTCGCGAAAATCATCACCGTTGATCTCGATCTTGACTTTATCCAACAGGCCTGATTTATCAGCATAATTTTTCAAGGTACGCGTAAGCGCCCTGCGAAAACCTGCTACGTGCGTTCCCCCTTCGTGTGTATTGATGTTATTGACATACGAAACCAGGTTTTCACTAAACGAGGTATTGTAGCTAAGCGCAACCTGCACCGGAATTGATCCCTTGTCATTTTCAATATAAATTGGTTCGGGTATTAGCTTTTCACGGGTAGAATCAATGTAAGCAACAAACTCACGCAATCCGCCATCAGAATAAAATTTATCGGTGCGCGGGTTTCCTTCTTCATCCTTCTCGCGTAAGTCGGTAAGGAAAATTTGAATACCCGGATTTAAGAAGGCCAGTTCGCGTAAACGCGAGGCAATGGTTACGTAGTTATATTCGGTTACAATAAAAATCTCTTTGTCGGGAAGGAATTTTACAGAAGTTCCGCTGCGGTCCGATTCGCCTACCACTTTAACCGGGTATTGGGGCACGCCCCTGCGGTATTCCTGCTCCCAGATTTTACCATCGCGGTAAACGGTGGCCTTCATAACTTCCGATAGGGCGTTAACACAGGAAACCCCCACACCGTGAAGCCCCCCCGAAACCTTGTACGTGTTTTTATCGAACTTGCCACCGGCATGGAGAACAGTCATGACCACTTCCAGGGCCGAACGTTTTTCTTTGGCGTGCATGTCGGTAGGTATACCCCTGCCATTATCTTCAACCAACACCGAATTATCCTCATTTACGGTTACCCGTATCTCATCGCAATAACCTGCCAATGCCTCATCAATGGAGTTATCCACCACTTCCCAGATGAGGTGGTGAAGTCCTTTGGTGCTTACATCACCGATGTACATGGCAGGTCGTTTACGAACTGCCTCCAATCCTTCTAAAACCTGAATATTACTGGCCGAATAGTCATCCGCGCCTTTCTTCTTTTTTTCCGTCATGATGCTTGGTTAGAACCTTCAAAATTAAGGCTTTTTGACCGTAAAACGTAAGAAAATCAGGTAATTAAGGGCTAAAAAACTAACATTATTTTGAACTTAAAATATGCCTAAAATTAATCCCCCTGATTTGAGATGACTAAACCCTCAAAACCCCTGAAACGCATGGGAAGGAATAACGGTTTGATTCAACTGGCTGAAGTACTACGAAAAAAGGGAACGATCGTTCACCTGAATACAGTGGAAAAAGAAGTTGATCAACCCAATCAAAATTAGTTTTAATCAGGGGTTACAAGCCTAACCTTTTTACTCTTCTTTTGGGATTTATCTTTTTCATTTCCGTTCTCCGCCATCAAATGAAGCCTGGCCTTCTGGAGTTCAGCTTTTTGAGAATCCGTAACGGTTGGATAACTCAACTTTAACTTTCCAAACTCGCGGTAAATAATTGCGGCAATGGCTAAACGGGCATACCATTTATCATCAGCAGGAATAATAAACCAGGGAGCATGCTCTTTGGATGTCTCCGAGATGGCCTCCTCATATACCTTCTGATAGTCATCCCAATACGCTCTTTCCTTTAAGTCAGATAAGGAAAACTTCCAGTTCTTTGATGGGTCATCTATCCGTTCAAGGAAACGCTTTTTCTGTTCCTTTTTAGAAACATGCAAAAAGAATTTAAGAATGATGGTTCCGTTTTCCGCCAGGTTTTTTTCGAAGCGGGTAATTTGTTTGTAGCGCATTTCCCAAAATGCTTTGCTGATATCCTTTATTGAATCAATACCCGGAATATTTTCGTTCAGTATCCATTCCGGATGGACTTTCGTTACAAGCACATTTTCATAGTGTGAACGATTATGAATAGCGATCTCTCCACGTGCTGGCAAAGCCAGGTTGTGACGCCAGAAAAAATCATGATCCAACTCATGCGAATTAGGCGCTTTAAAACTATACACCTTTACCCCCAATGGGTTAAACCCCGACATGATGTGCTTTACTGCACCATCTTTACCGGCAGCATCCATAGCCTGGAAAATAATAAGCACACTGTACTGGTTGTGGGCATATAGTTTATCCTGTATTTCGGCCAAATGCTTTCGGCCGGTTTCCAGCAACTGTTCGGCTTCCTTACGGTTGAGTTGCTTGCCCGTGTATTTAGTATCAAAGTCTTTCAGGCTTATTTTCTTACCAGGCTTTGCGTAAAGCTTCTTCACGCTTATAAGTTTTTCATCGGATAACATGGTGTCAGGGATTATGCTCATGAAGGTAATCTTTAAAACGGTTTTTCGGATATGATTTACATCATAACCTGGCCAGCGTTTTGATTTGACTATTCAGGCCTATTTCATTAACTTATAGTCACCTAATCAAAAACCTATGAAACTGGCCATAAAAAAGCTTGATTTCCTGCTTATTTACTTAACACTGAGTTTTGTTGCCGTTGGGGTTATCCGAAAAATTATTGCAGGATTAGTTGACATGATGCAGGAGTTGTCTACCCCCGTAGATACTCCGGTTGCCTTCTAAAGCGTGCGAATTAATACAGTAGTCATAAAACAGATTGTTAACCGCAACCCTAACGCTATGAAACTTTCCGTATACCTCCTGCTTTTTCTGGTCGGTGCCACCTGCCTGAACCTTTCCGCGCAAGATAAAAAAGGCAAATCCCAGCCCGTTGTCAAAGGCAACGATGAAGCCGCTATTAAAGCAATCATCGAAAAGGAAACAAAAGCATTTTTTGAAATCGATCAGAAAACATGGGCCAATTTGTGGGTGCATGAGCCGTATGCTTTTTGGTCGTTTGCCGATACTACGGATGTGAATTCGTTTTCAGGATGGAATGAAATTAATAAAGGGTTTAGTAATTATTTCAAAACCTCCAAACCTTCCAGCGCCAATATTAAACGGGACTGGCATCATATTAAAATACATGGCAACATGGCGTATATCCGTTTCACGCAGCAAGTTTCGGACGATACCAACAGGCCACCACAAGCAGAGGTAAGAGTAATGGAGAAAGTAAACGGTGAATGGAAAATTGTGTGTGTCTCCGTCATTGCTATTCAAAAAGACAATGAGCCTGTCCGGTGAGATTATTGGATTGCATTACCATTAATATTGGCCTGTACGCAGCATAACCAGGGTGCAGGCTTCAATGGGTTCTATACCATTCTTGATAGCCAATTGTTCAAACTCACGATTTTCAGTGCCTGGGTTGAAAATAATTCGCCTTGGCTTTAAGCCGATGAGGTAATTATACCATTCGGGTTGATGATCCGGCCCAATGTAAAGCGTAATGGTATCAACATCACTAATCTCCGGCTGCTCCCGCATATTTAAAATAGGCTTCCCGAAAACCTCTCCTTTCTTAATTCCAACAGGTACGATTTCGTGCCCATATTCCGTGAGCATACCGGCCGCTATAAAAGCATAGCGCGATGGATTTGGGGTTGCCCCGATAATTACCGTTTTCATTTTCTCAGTTCAATTTTAATTTTCTGGCCACCGCCTCAGCACTACGTTCGCCATCCATGGCTGCAGAAACAATACCTCCTGCATAGCCTGCCCCCTCGCCACACGGAAACAAACCTTGTACGTGTGGGTGCTCCAGGGTTTCACCATCGCGCGGTATGCGCACCGGTGACGATGTTCGGCTTTCCACACCCACCACTTGTGCCTCGTTGGTCAGGTAACCGCGCATTTTACTACCAAAGTTCCGGAAACCCTGCTGCAAGGCTTCTGTAATAAAATCAGGCAAGACCTCTCGTAAGTCAACGGATGTAAGTCCAGGCTGGTAGGAAGTTTCCAAAAGGGTTGTTGAAACTTTTCCTTCCACAAAATCTACCAAACGTTGGGCCGGGGCGGTTTGGGTATTACCGGCAAGGATACACGCTTGCCGTTCAATGGCTGCCTGAAAATGCATACCTGCCAATGGGCCAAACCGGTTAAAGGGAATAAAGTCCCGCTCGTTCACCGAAACCACTATGCCCGAGTTTGAATATCGGGAATCCCTTCGGGATGGGCTCATACCATTGACGACAACCTCACCGGGAGCAGTAGCGGACGGAACAATAAATCCGCCAGGGCACATGCAAAATGAAAACACACCGCGCTGTTGACCGTTAACGCTGGCCTGATGCACCAGCGAATAGGATGAGGCTGGTAGGTACGGTCCGCGTTCAACCGGGCAATGGTATTGGATCCGATCGATCAGTTGCTGCATATGCTCTACCCGAAGGCCCAAAGCAAAAGGTTTTTGTTCAATGAGTATACCCTTGAAATAAAGCAACTCAAAAATATCACGGGCAGAATGGCCGGTGGCAAGGATAAGGGCCTCGCCTTCTATACTGGTTCCGTCACTCAATTTAACTCCCTTAATGCACCCTTCTTTGATTATAAAATCATTTACACAAGAGTTAAAATGAATTTCACCTCCGGCTTCGAGAATGCTCTTCCTGATCTCTTCAATAAGCATAGGGAGTTTATTTGTTCCGATGTGCGGGTGGGCATCAAAAAGAATTTCTTCTTTCGCACCGTGTGCCACCAGTATTTCCAAAATGCGGTTAACATCACCGCGTTTCTTCGATCGTGTGTATAGCTTCCCATCAGAATACGTACCGGCACCCCCCTCACCAAAACAATAATTTGAATTGGGATTAACAATATGATGTTTATTAATGGCGGCAATATCCCTGCGCCTGGTTTTTACATCAAATCCGCGCTCCAGTAGTATAGGCTTTGCGCCCAATTCAAGTAAACGGAGGGCAGCAAACAATCCGGCTGGCCCTGACCCAACAATCAATACGCGCCTGGCTTTTTCAACAGCAGCAAATCTTTTTGAATATGTTATCAGCGGACGTTTTTCAGAGGCCTTTATGGTTTCGCAGAGTACGCGTACCACAACTTTTTTGCCCCTGGCATCAATGGAGCGCTTTAACGGGCGCACCCACAACTCACCATCCTTCTTCATTCCGAGTTTTTCATACAACGCAGGAATAAAGCGTTGTTCATCAAAAGCCTCTTCGGGCGAAAGTATAATCTCTTTGGCAGGCATGTGGAAGGAAGTTAACCTTCAATATTAAGCAGGCAAATATAACGTGTTAACGATAGGAAAACACGTTGCCCATGTTGAGCCCGAACGTAAAGCTTGTAACCAGTTTGGATTGGTCAACATTTTGGAAATAACTGGCACTCATCGGGTCGACATTTACGTTCCTGAAACCTATTCCGGCAGAACCATAAATATCAATGGTAAAGCCACTGACATTGTTACGCTGTATAATCCTATACCCTAACAAAGCGCCATATTCAATACGCTGATCAGGCGCGGTAAACGTAATTATGCTTTCCGGATTTCCGTTAAATATAATGTTGGTGAAATGACCCAGGTTGGTAAAACGTAATTGGTGTCCGAAGTACCACATGCCGGCTTTTACAGGATTATAGAACTTTTGCTTAATGGATATGCTGTATCCGCGTTCAAATAACTTGCCTGGAACAACTTTGCCATCGGCCTCAAAAAACGGATTGCGTATGCCGATAAATTCAAAAGCATGGCCAAGCCGCTCCTGCGAATAAAATTCAACCGCCAATGGAAAGCGCCCTGCAAACATCAATACCGGGTTGCCTTCCACGATAACGCCTTTAAACTCATTCGCGCGTGCTGTAAAATATCCAAAACCCCCGGACGATGACCGTGCAACTTCCTTCTTCGCCACCATGTCGTTAATATCTTTAGCCAGGTTGGGTTGGTTATAGTAAGGCCTGTAGTAGCCGGAGAGCGTACCATCACGCTCGTAAAGTTCCCAGGTACCAACGCGTTTGTCGCCATCAACTTCTCCCCGCGTTTGCAACGAGCCATCGCGGTAATACCCGTAATACATTCCTTTACCTTTATCAAACTCGCATTCACCTTCCTTCTTTCCATCCTCAAAATAAAAAATCCAGGCACCCTGTCTTTTTTCATCCACCATCATGCCGGTAACTTTCAGCTTGCCGCTGGGATAATACTCGCGGTATTCTCCAGTACCTTTATCGTAGTTTACTTCGCTTAATAATTTTCCACCGGTTGAAAAAGAACTCCAGTAACCATTTTTCTGACCGCCTACATATTCGCCCGAAGAACTCAACGATCCATCTTCAAAATAATACTCCCATTTACCAACCGGCTGATCGTTTTCATAACGACCCTTCGCGGCTACACTGTTGTTAGGGTAATAGGTAATCCACTCACCTGTCTTTTTCCCATTTTCATAATTGCCCTGTGTTATCAATGCACCTGAACCCTCATCGTAAAACCGCCAATGGCCAACCTGGCGCGTACCCATTTTGGGGCCTTCGGCTGCTACCTTTCCGGTATGATAATATTCTGTGTACCGGCCAAAATCATCAACGTATTCGATCTCACCTTTTTTTACACCATCTTCAAAATAACTCAACCACAAACCCGACCTCCGGTTGTTCACGTAGTTTCCGGTTTCCTTTACCTGGCCGTTTTCATAAAACATTTTCCATTCACCTTCGCGGTTTTTTCCATTAACTGTACCTTCCATACTTTTCTGGCCGCTCTCATAAAAATATTCCCACAAACCATAGTTGGAATTTTGGCGAAGGGCCCCGCGCATTTTCAGGTTTCCGGATTCGTAAAAAAATTCCCAGATGCCGGTTGTTTCATTGTTTGAAAAAAAACCTTTTGATTCGATGTTACCGTTCAGGTAATAGGATACAAAACGCCCATGCAGAATATTCTTAATGGTATCCTTAACCTGGAAAACTTCTTTGATAAATTTCTTTTCGGGATCGTGAAAAGTTTGACGGGTAAAAACCTGGGCATAGGTTTGAACCGCAAAGAGGTAAAATGAAATTGCTATGGATAGCCTTTTCACGGGTAAAAGATTATGGAAAGGTACGAAATTCAGCGCTATTTACGGATAAAGGCAGCTTTGCCCCATTCGGCCTTCTCCTGATCTGACCATAACTCCGGAAAGAAAATAACCTTTTGAAAACGTGGCGGAAGGTACTTCTGCCAATTGGTGCCGCCAGTGGCTTTTATATCTTCCGGATCTTTCTCCAGGTAGTGCGCTGCGGATTTCATATGCGCCAGGGGCCAGAGCACATTGGCCAGGGTATCGAACGCCCGAAGGCGTTCAATGATCGTTTGATTGCCCGAGAAATGTTTCTTATACAGTTGATAAAGGTTTTTTGTGGCCAGTGAAATCCCGAGAGCGCGAAACTGATGAAGGTATTTTTTTTCAAACTGCTGCAGCGTTAAGGTTTTCTTTCCGGTAGCCAATTCGGTAGCACCACTGCGCCAATATAAATTCGGTAACACATCATCTATATTTCCTCCATCCCGAATTGATACACGATCCTTCTCCGCCACCAGGTTTATGAAATCCGTAGCATACAATTCAATAATCCTATACTGTGCCGATTGAAAACCGCTGGCCGGTAAAAGCGACATGCGAAATTTTAAAAACTGTTCGCGCTCCATTCCTTTCACCATGATATCAAATGAATTCTCGAGATGGCCAAAGTAACGGTTCACCCGATCAAGCCGTTCACTAAAAAACTTTTCATCAGGATTTTCCTTTGCGGTAATTTGTTCGAGTTCCAGTATGATCAACCGGAAATAAAGCTCCGTTATCTGGTGGTAGATGATGAAAATATGTTCATCCGGAAAACTGGTTTTCGGGTTCTGCAAACTAAGCAAGGTGTCCAGGTGGATGTAGTCCCAGTAGGTGAGGTAATCCGAGTAGAGCAGGCCATCCAGGTAGGACGATAAATCCTGCCCCATTACAGCATATTTTTCCTGTAATTTCTTGAGTTGTTCCGCTAATTCAGGGTTAACCTTAGGTTCCTCCATGGTGTTAAGGATTGTGATTTACTTAAATTTGCATGCAATTAAACAAAATCCTATGGCAACCCACACGTTGGATAAAAAGACTATAAAATCATTAAAACAAGACGTTTTTGACCATCCCGACCTATATGCTGTTGACAGCCTGTTAACAGAAGAACACAAGCTCATCCGCAGTTCCATACGGGATTTTGTGAAGCGGGAAATAAGCCCCTACATAGAAGATTGGGCGCAGCGGGCGCACTTCCCTTACGAGATCGTAAAGAAATTTGGCGACATCGGGGCATTTGGCCCAACCATCCCGCAGGAATATGGCGGAGGTGGCCTTGATTACATTGCCTACGGTTTAATCATGCAGGAAATCGAGCGGGGCGATTCGGGCATGCGGTCCACCGCTTCTGTGCAAGGTTCGTTGGTGATGTACCCCATCTATAAGTTTGGAAACGAAGCACAACGCAAAAAGTACTTACCCAAACTTGGTTCAGGCGAATGGCTAGGGTGCTTCGGATTAACCGAACCCGACCATGGCTCAAACCCCGGTGGCATGGTAACCA is part of the Cyclobacteriaceae bacterium genome and harbors:
- a CDS encoding polyphosphate kinase 2 family protein encodes the protein MLSDEKLISVKKLYAKPGKKISLKDFDTKYTGKQLNRKEAEQLLETGRKHLAEIQDKLYAHNQYSVLIIFQAMDAAGKDGAVKHIMSGFNPLGVKVYSFKAPNSHELDHDFFWRHNLALPARGEIAIHNRSHYENVLVTKVHPEWILNENIPGIDSIKDISKAFWEMRYKQITRFEKNLAENGTIILKFFLHVSKKEQKKRFLERIDDPSKNWKFSLSDLKERAYWDDYQKVYEEAISETSKEHAPWFIIPADDKWYARLAIAAIIYREFGKLKLSYPTVTDSQKAELQKARLHLMAENGNEKDKSQKKSKKVRLVTPD
- a CDS encoding CoA-binding protein, which encodes MKTVIIGATPNPSRYAFIAAGMLTEYGHEIVPVGIKKGEVFGKPILNMREQPEISDVDTITLYIGPDHQPEWYNYLIGLKPRRIIFNPGTENREFEQLAIKNGIEPIEACTLVMLRTGQY
- a CDS encoding tryptophan 2,3-dioxygenase, which translates into the protein MEEPKVNPELAEQLKKLQEKYAVMGQDLSSYLDGLLYSDYLTYWDYIHLDTLLSLQNPKTSFPDEHIFIIYHQITELYFRLIILELEQITAKENPDEKFFSERLDRVNRYFGHLENSFDIMVKGMEREQFLKFRMSLLPASGFQSAQYRIIELYATDFINLVAEKDRVSIRDGGNIDDVLPNLYWRSGATELATGKKTLTLQQFEKKYLHQFRALGISLATKNLYQLYKKHFSGNQTIIERLRAFDTLANVLWPLAHMKSAAHYLEKDPEDIKATGGTNWQKYLPPRFQKVIFFPELWSDQEKAEWGKAAFIRK
- the gyrB gene encoding DNA topoisomerase (ATP-hydrolyzing) subunit B → MTEKKKKGADDYSASNIQVLEGLEAVRKRPAMYIGDVSTKGLHHLIWEVVDNSIDEALAGYCDEIRVTVNEDNSVLVEDNGRGIPTDMHAKEKRSALEVVMTVLHAGGKFDKNTYKVSGGLHGVGVSCVNALSEVMKATVYRDGKIWEQEYRRGVPQYPVKVVGESDRSGTSVKFLPDKEIFIVTEYNYVTIASRLRELAFLNPGIQIFLTDLREKDEEGNPRTDKFYSDGGLREFVAYIDSTREKLIPEPIYIENDKGSIPVQVALSYNTSFSENLVSYVNNINTHEGGTHVAGFRRALTRTLKNYADKSGLLDKVKIEINGDDFREGLTAVISVKVAEPQFEGQTKTKLGNSDAMGAVDQSVGEVLQYYLEEHPREAKLIVSKVILAAQARHAARKAREMVQRKNVLTGTGLPGKLADCSSTDPGICELYLVEGDSAGGSAKQGRDRNFQAILPLRGKILNVEKAQEHKIYDNEEIKNIITALGVSFGTAEDGKALNLSKLRYHKVIIMTDADVDGSHIRTLILTFFFRYMRELIENGYVYIALPPLYLVKKGKEERYCWTEEERDALVKELGGGKDDSVNLQRYKGLGEMNPEQLWSTTMDPARRTLKQVSIESAAEADHLFSMLMGDEVAPRRDFIEKNAKYARIDI
- a CDS encoding FAD-binding protein, with the protein product MPAKEIILSPEEAFDEQRFIPALYEKLGMKKDGELWVRPLKRSIDARGKKVVVRVLCETIKASEKRPLITYSKRFAAVEKARRVLIVGSGPAGLFAALRLLELGAKPILLERGFDVKTRRRDIAAINKHHIVNPNSNYCFGEGGAGTYSDGKLYTRSKKRGDVNRILEILVAHGAKEEILFDAHPHIGTNKLPMLIEEIRKSILEAGGEIHFNSCVNDFIIKEGCIKGVKLSDGTSIEGEALILATGHSARDIFELLYFKGILIEQKPFALGLRVEHMQQLIDRIQYHCPVERGPYLPASSYSLVHQASVNGQQRGVFSFCMCPGGFIVPSATAPGEVVVNGMSPSRRDSRYSNSGIVVSVNERDFIPFNRFGPLAGMHFQAAIERQACILAGNTQTAPAQRLVDFVEGKVSTTLLETSYQPGLTSVDLREVLPDFITEALQQGFRNFGSKMRGYLTNEAQVVGVESRTSSPVRIPRDGETLEHPHVQGLFPCGEGAGYAGGIVSAAMDGERSAEAVARKLKLN